TATCGCTTTCGTAATGCCGACGTCACGGTCTTCAACGCGACCCGCCGGGAGATGCTCAGTGGAGCATCGCGGGTGGATGAGCTGACCCGCAACTTCCGCTCGACCCAGGGACTCATCGGTGTCTTCAATGAGCTGTTCGCGCACCCGGCCGTAATGGGTGAGGAGGCCGAAAATCTCTGGGAGGCCACCTATGCGAAGATGCAGGCGGTCCGGGGCAATCCTGCGGACCAGACGCCGCTGGAGATTCACCTGCTCACCGAGCAAAAAGGCTCCCGCGGGGAATCAGCGGGGAACGACAGTGACGAGGGGGAGGAGATCGACACCACATCCCTCCGTACCCGGGAAGCCAGGTGGATTGCGGGCAGGCTGGTGGAACTGCTGCAGTCCGGCGACTTCCGGGTGCAACACGAGAAGGGCGAAGATGCGCCGTGGGAGCCGATCAGGCCGGGGGACATCGCGATTCTGTTCCGAGCCATGAAGGACGTGGCCTTGTACGAGCAAGCATTGCGGGATGCGGGCTTGCCCTATTATCTCGTGGTGGGGCGCGGGTTCTTCGCCGCCCAGGAAGTTCAGGATGTTGCCAATGTCCTGCGGGCCATCGAGAATGAGCTGGATGACATCGCCCTGGTGGGCGCCCTGCGCTCGCCCATGTTCGGTTTGTCCGACGAGACCCTGTATCGGCTGGGGCAGATACGCGTCGGATCATGGATGAACCGCCTTCGCACGGCGGCGATCGGTTCGAGAGAGAGCGGGGAACCCGGACCGGAGCAGTTGGTCGACCCGGACCAGAAAGAACTTGTCATCCGTGCGTTCAAGATTCTCCAGGACTTCCATGACCACAAGAACCGTCTGCCGCTCTCGGCTCTGGTGCAGCGCATTGTGGACCGCACGGGGTTCACGGCGGTGCTCGCGGGACAGTTCGGCGGCCGCCAGATGGTCTCCAATGTGCGCAAGCTGGTGGAGCTTGCCGGGGAGTTCGAGGCCGGACAGAAGACCCAGGGTCGGGGGAGCCTGAGGGACTTCGTGGAGCACATCCGGCGGATGACCACCGACGAGGTGCGTGAGGGACAGGCGCCTATCGAAGAGGAGGCGGGCGACTGCATCAAGCTCATCACCTACCACTCCGCCAAAGGGCTCCAGTGGCCGGTGGTGGTTGTGCCGGATCTGTGCCGCAAGCCGGGCGGCGGCTTTTCACTGCCGTACCGCCACCACCGGGACTTCGGCCTTGTGGTGAAGACCACTCGCCTGAGAAAGCAGGAAAACGGCGACAGCTACTGGCCGGCGCTTGGAAGGCAGATCGACAACCGCAATAAGGCCGAAGAAGACGCCGAAAACCGCCGGCTTTTCTATGTGGCCGCAACCCGCGCCCAGGACCTGCTGATCCTGTCGGGGGTGGCGTTCGTGAATAAGGATGGCGGCATGTCCAAGGACGCCGAGAAAGGCCCTCTCGGTTGGATCAATGAGGCGCTGCCGGGCTGCCTTTGGATGGACGCGGGGAACCCGCCACAGGAGACCCTCCGCCGCTGGGACAATGGGTCACTCATAAAGGTCGAGGGCCTCGCGGCCGGCGAGGCAACGTACGAGGCCTCCCCGTCTGCGCAGCCAACCGCGAAGGTTCCCGATACGAGGACCCTCGCGCGGCGCATCGCCGCCATCTCTCCGGCAGCCACAGGCCAGGCGCACTTCACAGCGACGGAACTGTCCCAGTACTGCCACTGCCCGCGGCTGTACGAGTTGCAGACGAGACTGGGGCTGCCTGCCGGTGCGCCGGCCTTCGGCAGCGGATCTGATTCCTCGCGCCTGAACTCCGTGGAGCTGGGCACCGTGGTGCACCGGGTCCTGCAGCTCGTGGGCACCGAGGGGCTCCCGGAGCTGGACCGCCTCGTGCCCCCCGATGCCGACATGCTCTACATGGACACACTTCTCGATAAGCGCGCAGCCGAAGAGCGCCAGGTTATCCGCCGGCAGGTTCAGCAGTTCCTGGATCACGACCTGTACAAGGCGCTGTTCACTTCCAGCAGCCGCCTGCGGTCCGAAGTGGGCCTGACTACCCTGATCGATGTCGACGGTCTACAGGTGGTGGTGGAAGGGAAAATCGACGCGCTGGTGGAGACCGAGGACGGGAAACTCCACCTGCTGGATTACAAGACCGGTCGCGAAGACATGGCAAAGGACAGGCAGTACCGGGTTCAGCTTGGTCTTTATTGCCACGCGGTCCTGCAAGCGAGGGGTGTGGTCCCGGAGAGCGCGCGGCTGGTCTATCTGTCCCGAGACGGTATCCAGACGCCGGACCTGGGGCCGGTGACGGACCTGATGGATAGCGCTCTGGATTCGGCGAGGGTTGCGGTCCGAGGCATCTGGCAGGGCGACTTCTCCCGCCGTGAGGTCGCCTGTGACCACTGCCCGGGCCGGTGGCTGTGCAGGCACACTGCCCAGGTGGCAGGGGTGGCCGCGTCAGGGGCAGGGGATCGCGAGTAGGTCCGCTTGCGCGGGGCAATTCGCGCTTACCATCAAGATTTGTCCCGCATGCCCAGCCGCCTGATGCCGGCCCTCGCCGGGTGTGTCTCGACACTCGTGCCGACTTTCGCCAAAGACGCGCGGACCGTCCACCTGGCCGCGATCCTGCGCGCTCTTTCGGTCATGGGAGCTGTCCTGGGCTTCGCACGCAGCTCGTGACACTTGCGGCGGGTGTCCGCCATGCGATCCAATATGCCCACCCAAGATAGCCGCACGCGCTCCTTCTCGGTCTCGGTTTTCGCGGCGATCACGGCCTGGTCCATGAGCTTGGGGCTCCGGGCCATGCTGGGCGCGGCCTTTGCGCAGTTCTCTGTCTGGGCGTTCGCCCTTGTCTATCCCCTCAAAGCACCCACTGCCGCGTGATCTCTTCACCCGCGCCGATGAAACTCATCGCTGCCCGGAACATCGCCGCAATCTCCAGCGCCATCACGCGGTTGTCCTCACAGACGTTCTTCTCCTGCCGCGGGTCCTGGTTCAGGTTGTATAGTTCGGGTTCCTGTTCCGGAGTGCCCAGGATCAGCGCCCAGCCGTCCTCATGGGTGATCGTCGCCCGCGCTCCTGGCCTCTGCCGGTCGTGGGTCCGCGCCGCGGATATGGCGATCTCCCGCAGTCGCACCTTCTGCCCGTCGAGGATCGGCCCCAGGCTTTTCCCGTGCCCGCGCGCCTCGTCTTCTACCCCGCACAGATCCAGGATTGTCGGCCGCAGATCCACCGCCTGCACAAGCGGGTCCACTCTCACCCCGCGCGGTCCGTCAGGCAGTCTAATCAGCAGTGGCTCATCCACGATCTCCCGGTACATTGGCCACGGTGGCCCACCCGTGGCGCTCTTCCCGGTACGCCCATGCTCCCCGAGGTAGAAGCCGTGGTCGGACGTGAAGATGATTGCCGTGTCCTCCAGCAGGCCCAGTTCCCGCACCTTCGTCACGATTGCCCCGATCCACTTGTCCACTAGCGTCAACTCGCCACAGTATGCCGCGTGCAGCCAGTTCAGTTCATCCTCGTTGAGGTACTCCGTAGTGTCGTACCGGGGGTGTCGGACCTTCTCGCCATTGGGCTCGCCGGGGAAGTATAGTTGGGTGAACCAGTCGGGAGCATCCCACGGCTCGTGGGGGTCGAACATATCCACCCACAGGAAGAACCGATCCGCCCTGTAATTGGTCTCCAGCCACCGGCACACATCCAGGGCCGTGCGCGCGGAATGATGCCCCATTTCCCCCGGATGATCCAGTCGCTGCAACGTGTGGTTGCGGAACTCCCGCTCGTCGTATCGGTCTTTGTCCGCGGACCACTCCATCTGCAGGCCCGGCTCATCATTGGCCCGCGTGAAGCAGCAGTCCCCTTCCTGCCCCCGGTTCCAGTGCTGCCCCTGAAAGCCCCGATGGTAGAAGTGGTCCCGGCTGGCGATATGCGGCGTATCGTGGATAATCTGGGTCACATAACCGTTCTTTGTCAGCACTTCCGCCAGCGACGGGATGTCCTTCGGCATCGGTCCCCAGCCGTAGAACGGAAACCCGTAGCGCCCCAGGAAGCAGTCTGCCCTGTGAGGGAGGGTCGGGAACGACCCCAGCAGGCAGTTTTCGAAGATCACCGATTCAGCCGCAAGGGCGTCCAGGTTCTCCGTGTGCATCCACTCATTTCCATAGCAGCCAAGGTGATCCTTTCGGCACGTGTCCGACACTATCACGATCACATTCATCCGGAGTCACCAGCCATAATTCGTCCTCTCCGCGCCCATGCCTGTTATTCCGCGCATCTTCCTATCGACCTCTCGGCGTCCCTGTCCGGTCAGCGACGGGTGCCACTGCTTCCTCGAATCAGTGCTCTATCCATGGAGCATCCCAGGCGGGGCCTGGTGTGGCACGCTGCCGGGCTGTCCTCTCTCGCCATGTTCTGCCAAGGAAGGTCTTCCCCTCCCGGCGAATACCCTTCTGTCGGGTCATCTTGCCTTCGAGGTACGTCGCCATGCGTCGCCCTGCCGCCCTGCCTACCCCCATGCTTTCCTTGGCCCTTCTTCTCTGCATTTCGGCCGGTGCCCAGGAGTCGATCCTGGTTACCGGCTTCGAAACCGACGAAGGCCTCTCGATCACCTTCGCCGAAAAAGGCCGTGACATCGCCCTTTCTCTCAACACGGACCCTCAGTTCATCTCACAGGGAAAATCCAGCCTGAGTCTGGCCAGCAAGTCCGTCCCCGAACCCCGGGGCAATACCTACGCGGGCGTCTCGGTGAAGCTGCCCGAGCCCATTGATGTCACCGGGCATGCCCTGGTGTTCGACGTTTGGACCACCCAGGCCGCCAATACCCGTGCGCTCTATGCTCGGGGGTATGACACCGCCAACAAGAACGCTCTTAGCTGGAGTAACTGGAACGCACCTCTTCGCGACAATGAAAAGGTCACCATCCAACTCCAGCCGGGTATCTCCATGGCTGGCTTCTCCTGGGAGAACGCTGTCGCTGAGAGCCCCAATCGCGACGAGATCACCCGCCTGGAGTTCATCATCGGCACTTCCGCCAAGGACGCTCCTTTCAACATTTTCATCGACAACGTCCGGCTGGTGAAAAGCAACATGCGTGCCTTCCTGGAAGTGAAAGAGCCCAAGCCGCTGTACCTCGACACGCCGCTCCTCAAAGACAACCAGCCCAACGCATTCATCCTGTACCCGGACGGCGACGACTGGGCCGCGCTGGCCGCCGAACTGCGCGGTTCTTTGCGTGACAAGCTCGGGGTCGACTTTCCCCTGAAGCCCGCCGCCGCTGTTCAGCCCGAGGACCTTGAAGCCTCCCAGGTCATCGCGCTCGGCGCGGTCTCCAACAACCCGCGCCTGCTCTACCTGTATTCCCATGGTTACACATACGCCGATGACTACTACCCCGGTCCGGACGGTTTTGTGACCCAGTCCATTCATGACCCCTGGGGGACCGGCAAGAACGTTCTGCTGGTCGGAGCGAGCACTATCGCCGGGGCCCGTCAAGGGATCGCGGCCCTGATCGCGGCCATCCCTGACAGCGGTGTGGTCCCACCGGTCTTCCAGGTGAAGCTAGCCGGAGCGGCTCGCGAACGCCTGCAGTCGCGACTCACCGAGAGTCCCGCCGACAACTACCTGGAGAGTCAGAAGCAGCGGGCCGAAAAGGCACTCGAAGAGGGAGCCCACACCGGTCTCTTCGGCCAGATTGCCTCCGTCGGGCAGCTATACGCCGAGAGTCGCAAAGACGCCTACGCCACCGCCTTCGTCTGGCTCGTGCGCCGCGCGAAATCCCACTGGGACACGAAGCCCACCACTTTCGGCGGCCCGTGGGGAATGGATTCGGACTTCCAGATTCACGCGGTGCTGCCCATGTGGGACCAGGTCGAGGAAAGCCCGGCACTCACCGATCAGGACCGCCTCGATGTCGCCCGCATTCTCTTCCAGTGGGTCTCCGACGAGGGTGTCCCTTCTGCGAACAGCGTTGTCGGCAGCACCCACGTCCGCCATAACCATCAGACCTTCCCCGCCCTGGGCCTGCTGTACGCGGGTGAGTACTTCCGCAAGTACTACCACGCCGCCGAAGCCAATGCCTGGCTGGACATCGCCGCTGCCGCCTTCGAGTTCCAGGCAGAGGCATTCAAGCCCCACGAGGACTGCAACGGCTATCAGTGGCTGACCCTGTATCACCTGATGCGCTACGCCCTTTCGAAGCCCGACTTCACGTTCTTCGAAAACGGTAACGCGCGCCGCTGCGCCGACTATGCCGTGCTGTCCATGGATAACCTCGGCTACTCTGTTACCTACGGCGACACCGGGGCCTTCACCGGCTGGTGGAGCGAGATGCCCTTCCTGGCCGGCGCCATCTGGTACTACCGCGATCCCCGCTGGGCGTGGGTTCTGGACAAGAAGACCGCCCTTAGCGGCCGCTATGCCCTGGGCCAATTCGCCGTCTCCCTTGAAGGGAAGCAGCCGAATGACCTCGTGGGCACCCGCGTTTGGCCCGTTGATCCCTTCTATTTTGAGAGCTGGGGCGGTCCCGCGCGTCTGCCCCGGGAGAGTGCCGCAGACAAGGTGGTCTTCCGTAACGGGTTCGACCCCGACGATCAGTATCTTCTTCTCGACGGCCTCAGCAACGGCGGACACAAACATCTTGACGGCAACTCCATCTCCCGCTGGACCGAAAACGGCCGCATCTGGCTCGCCGACGCCGACTACATCCTCTCCCTGCCCAAGTATCACAACGGCGTCCTGATCCTCCGCGACGGCCAAACCGCGCCCATACCGGATTTCGTGCATCTGCAACATTCCACCGAGCTACCCCAGTTCGGCGCGACGACCACTACTTACCTCGACTACTCTGGAGTGGACTGGCACCGCAACATCATCTGGCTCAAGGGCGGGTACTTCCTGGTCGCGGATCGCATGGTCGCCCGGCAGGCGGGCAACTACAGCTTCCGCGTGGTCTGGAATACCATCGGAACCGTGGAAATCGCCGAAAATGGTCTGGACATAGAGCAGGATGGCCAGCATGCCCGCATCGCCATGACGCCCGATTGCCACCTTCTGCTACATGATGACCCCGATTACGGGAAGAACTGGTCCGGCTACCCCTTCATCAAGGAGCCGGTGGTCCGTGTCCTGCGGGGCGTGCGAGACTGCACCCTCCGGGAGGGCCAACAGATCACCCTCTTCTCTCTGCTCCATGCTTCCGGTGAAGAGCCATCCCCGGCCCGGCTCGTGAGGCTGGGTGACAATACTGTCGCCGTTACCGGCCTATCCGACCCTGCCATCGTCCACGTCGGCGGCGGGGAAGACTACCCTATCATCGACGGTGTGGACATCCAGGCCGATATCGCCATGCTCACCCCCTCACGTCTGTTCACCGTGGGCGCCACTCATGTCCAGTCCGACGATATGACCCTCGATCGCCCGGAAGGCATCGACGCTGAGGTCAATCTCATGACCGGCATGTCGCTCATGATCGACCCCTGCGTGAAGACTGCGGGGATCCTCGGCCAGCCCACGGAGCGCAGAGTGGGCAACGGGATGGACCAGCCGCTCACCGCATATATCAACTCGCGCATCGCCCGGGCGCCAGCCGCTGCTGCGGCCGAGACCTCCGAACTGAGAGCGCCCGGTGAACTTCGTGTCGCGTGGTCCCACCGCGACCGCCTGGATTCCTACATAATTACCAACAACGCCGGCTCCTTCGCCGCCGTAGATGCAGGGATGCAGTTCACAGTCTCGCCCGAGCCTCTGTCCGCCAATGTCTTCAGCGGGGTTCAGGGCGAGAATCGCCCCTCGAACCTTTTCGACGGCCAACTGCTGACCGCGTCCGGCGGCACCATGTGGGGCGATGACCAGCCTGTCACTCTCGACATGACCTTCGACAACGTGTATGACATCAGTCGTGTCAATCTCAAGGCCTGGTTTGCCACCTCTTCCAGCAGGAAGAAGCTCTTTCAGATCGGCGCGGTCGATGTCTTCGCCGCCGCAACCGACGAGGAAGCCGACCTGCAGCCGGTCCTCCAGGTCCAGGACACCGATGACCATGGCAACTGGGGAGCTCCCGGTTACGGGCCACAGACCTACGACTTCCCAGGCCTGACAGCCTCCGCGAAGCGCCTGCGCATCACTCTCACCCCGCGCCCGGGAACCGCGATTTACCTCGCCGAACTCGAAGTCTACGGCAACCGCCCCGGCCTGGAGATCGACTATGAGACCCTCCGCAAGCGCGCCGCTCCTGTGCACTCCTTCCGGGCGCTGAAACTGGCGGATCTCAACGGTGACGGAACGAGCGAAATCATCGCCGGCTCCTCCGATGGCTCGGTCTACGCTTTCGACGCATCGGGTGCGAAGCTCTGGTCGGTGGACACCGGCGGCCAGGTCAATGACGTCACCACCGTGGAGTTCGAGGGCCCCAGCAACCCCACCGTTATCGCCGGCAGCATGGGCGGCGCGGTCACCGCCATCTCCCCGGACGGAGTGGAGCTCTGGCGCTTCCAGGCCCCCTACTACAAGCGCGTCGGCCATATCCGCTGCGTCTTTCCGGCCGACCTCGCGGGCAATGGCGAGCAGGTGGCCATTGCCGGGTCCGACAACTGGCATTTCCATGCCATCGACCGGGACGGCAGGGAGATCTGGCGCTATGAGAGCGTTCACGGCT
This portion of the Armatimonadota bacterium genome encodes:
- a CDS encoding UvrD-helicase domain-containing protein — protein: MIERTPQVTPEMDTNALRQEIMANTDRHQFLGAGAGAGKTTVLVGHYFELLRAGLRPSQLVAVTFTDKAAAEMKARLREKCREKAVEARDARDLSADDWEGLLHEIETAPISTIHALCARLLRENSLAAGLDPDFAVLDEIDSRILLDDVVRRTLLSRLGKEPTADSLVVALGYDEAVSHITKLVQDRVQVEAVLADTRYDTEEALLGHWQELGRQYLAERLHGMLESDEWVDAMAIVTAKQEPQKPATDALERKRIAVAQCIDKSGLLNWTLEAGPEAIAQAVVALAESTRAVGAVGNAGAAGVWGTALAEMRAALRLFLNKEGLLQTTAAEIETLQSQTEDDRACARLTCALVAEVKAAIGAYAQAKDEASALDFEDLMERTRWLWQEHPEALERTRRGLRHVMIDEFQDTNTLQKQVLWPLVTGEPYDPANPVALPEKGVRLFVVGDAKQSIYRFRNADVTVFNATRREMLSGASRVDELTRNFRSTQGLIGVFNELFAHPAVMGEEAENLWEATYAKMQAVRGNPADQTPLEIHLLTEQKGSRGESAGNDSDEGEEIDTTSLRTREARWIAGRLVELLQSGDFRVQHEKGEDAPWEPIRPGDIAILFRAMKDVALYEQALRDAGLPYYLVVGRGFFAAQEVQDVANVLRAIENELDDIALVGALRSPMFGLSDETLYRLGQIRVGSWMNRLRTAAIGSRESGEPGPEQLVDPDQKELVIRAFKILQDFHDHKNRLPLSALVQRIVDRTGFTAVLAGQFGGRQMVSNVRKLVELAGEFEAGQKTQGRGSLRDFVEHIRRMTTDEVREGQAPIEEEAGDCIKLITYHSAKGLQWPVVVVPDLCRKPGGGFSLPYRHHRDFGLVVKTTRLRKQENGDSYWPALGRQIDNRNKAEEDAENRRLFYVAATRAQDLLILSGVAFVNKDGGMSKDAEKGPLGWINEALPGCLWMDAGNPPQETLRRWDNGSLIKVEGLAAGEATYEASPSAQPTAKVPDTRTLARRIAAISPAATGQAHFTATELSQYCHCPRLYELQTRLGLPAGAPAFGSGSDSSRLNSVELGTVVHRVLQLVGTEGLPELDRLVPPDADMLYMDTLLDKRAAEERQVIRRQVQQFLDHDLYKALFTSSSRLRSEVGLTTLIDVDGLQVVVEGKIDALVETEDGKLHLLDYKTGREDMAKDRQYRVQLGLYCHAVLQARGVVPESARLVYLSRDGIQTPDLGPVTDLMDSALDSARVAVRGIWQGDFSRREVACDHCPGRWLCRHTAQVAGVAASGAGDRE
- a CDS encoding sulfatase; the protein is MNVIVIVSDTCRKDHLGCYGNEWMHTENLDALAAESVIFENCLLGSFPTLPHRADCFLGRYGFPFYGWGPMPKDIPSLAEVLTKNGYVTQIIHDTPHIASRDHFYHRGFQGQHWNRGQEGDCCFTRANDEPGLQMEWSADKDRYDEREFRNHTLQRLDHPGEMGHHSARTALDVCRWLETNYRADRFFLWVDMFDPHEPWDAPDWFTQLYFPGEPNGEKVRHPRYDTTEYLNEDELNWLHAAYCGELTLVDKWIGAIVTKVRELGLLEDTAIIFTSDHGFYLGEHGRTGKSATGGPPWPMYREIVDEPLLIRLPDGPRGVRVDPLVQAVDLRPTILDLCGVEDEARGHGKSLGPILDGQKVRLREIAISAARTHDRQRPGARATITHEDGWALILGTPEQEPELYNLNQDPRQEKNVCEDNRVMALEIAAMFRAAMSFIGAGEEITRQWVL
- a CDS encoding PQQ-binding-like beta-propeller repeat protein is translated as MRRPAALPTPMLSLALLLCISAGAQESILVTGFETDEGLSITFAEKGRDIALSLNTDPQFISQGKSSLSLASKSVPEPRGNTYAGVSVKLPEPIDVTGHALVFDVWTTQAANTRALYARGYDTANKNALSWSNWNAPLRDNEKVTIQLQPGISMAGFSWENAVAESPNRDEITRLEFIIGTSAKDAPFNIFIDNVRLVKSNMRAFLEVKEPKPLYLDTPLLKDNQPNAFILYPDGDDWAALAAELRGSLRDKLGVDFPLKPAAAVQPEDLEASQVIALGAVSNNPRLLYLYSHGYTYADDYYPGPDGFVTQSIHDPWGTGKNVLLVGASTIAGARQGIAALIAAIPDSGVVPPVFQVKLAGAARERLQSRLTESPADNYLESQKQRAEKALEEGAHTGLFGQIASVGQLYAESRKDAYATAFVWLVRRAKSHWDTKPTTFGGPWGMDSDFQIHAVLPMWDQVEESPALTDQDRLDVARILFQWVSDEGVPSANSVVGSTHVRHNHQTFPALGLLYAGEYFRKYYHAAEANAWLDIAAAAFEFQAEAFKPHEDCNGYQWLTLYHLMRYALSKPDFTFFENGNARRCADYAVLSMDNLGYSVTYGDTGAFTGWWSEMPFLAGAIWYYRDPRWAWVLDKKTALSGRYALGQFAVSLEGKQPNDLVGTRVWPVDPFYFESWGGPARLPRESAADKVVFRNGFDPDDQYLLLDGLSNGGHKHLDGNSISRWTENGRIWLADADYILSLPKYHNGVLILRDGQTAPIPDFVHLQHSTELPQFGATTTTYLDYSGVDWHRNIIWLKGGYFLVADRMVARQAGNYSFRVVWNTIGTVEIAENGLDIEQDGQHARIAMTPDCHLLLHDDPDYGKNWSGYPFIKEPVVRVLRGVRDCTLREGQQITLFSLLHASGEEPSPARLVRLGDNTVAVTGLSDPAIVHVGGGEDYPIIDGVDIQADIAMLTPSRLFTVGATHVQSDDMTLDRPEGIDAEVNLMTGMSLMIDPCVKTAGILGQPTERRVGNGMDQPLTAYINSRIARAPAAAAAETSELRAPGELRVAWSHRDRLDSYIITNNAGSFAAVDAGMQFTVSPEPLSANVFSGVQGENRPSNLFDGQLLTASGGTMWGDDQPVTLDMTFDNVYDISRVNLKAWFATSSSRKKLFQIGAVDVFAAATDEEADLQPVLQVQDTDDHGNWGAPGYGPQTYDFPGLTASAKRLRITLTPRPGTAIYLAELEVYGNRPGLEIDYETLRKRAAPVHSFRALKLADLNGDGTSEIIAGSSDGSVYAFDASGAKLWSVDTGGQVNDVTTVEFEGPSNPTVIAGSMGGAVTAISPDGVELWRFQAPYYKRVGHIRCVFPADLAGNGEQVAIAGSDNWHFHAIDRDGREIWRYESVHGSTAGAAADVDGDGKDEVICATEYYWWHVVRPDGKRLFSYSTKGGPHANVAAAAKLDAAGGLCSIFGGADGNVHVLNPDGKLRWLFNTGDEVTAVEACDINGDGLDELLVASMSFNVYALDQSGNILWRRDLGSEVDGLALAKAGANNRLLAATRDGKLVALEPTDGALLAVLPREMPVLDLAAVPGDPEALSVLATKTGELVCVPVP